A region of Alphaproteobacteria bacterium DNA encodes the following proteins:
- the rplM gene encoding 50S ribosomal protein L13 encodes MATKANKPAPAITAAKKVAVKRTPTKTFALRHQDVKKHWVLFDAEGVILGRLASAIAMTLRGKTKAIYTPSVDCGDNVIVINAEKVKMTGKKATDKVYYYHTGFVGGIKERTRDKMLAGKFPERVIELAVQRMMPRGPLARRQLTNLRVYKGAEHPHAAQAPTVIDFASRNPKNKRG; translated from the coding sequence ATGGCAACCAAGGCAAACAAACCCGCGCCCGCGATAACCGCGGCCAAGAAAGTCGCGGTCAAGAGAACCCCCACCAAGACTTTTGCGCTCCGGCATCAGGACGTTAAAAAGCATTGGGTATTATTCGACGCCGAAGGCGTCATCCTGGGCCGTCTGGCCTCGGCGATCGCGATGACGCTGCGCGGCAAGACCAAGGCGATTTATACGCCGTCGGTCGATTGCGGCGACAATGTCATCGTCATCAATGCCGAGAAGGTCAAAATGACCGGCAAGAAGGCGACCGACAAGGTTTACTATTATCACACCGGCTTCGTCGGCGGGATCAAAGAGCGCACGCGCGACAAGATGCTGGCGGGCAAGTTCCCCGAGCGGGTCATCGAGCTTGCGGTGCAGCGCATGATGCCGCGCGGCCCGCTGGCGCGGCGGCAGCTTACCAACCTGCGCGTCTATAAGGGCGCTGAGCACCCTCATGCGGCGCAGGCTCCGACCGTGATTGATTTCGCGTCCCGCAACCCCAAGAATAAAAGAGGCTAA
- the rpsI gene encoding 30S ribosomal protein S9, producing MASPTDDTPKPARAPRAPRAKAAPLAELKTIGKAAAKPEAPVAAVVAPPAPQHDPNEPKLDKFGRAYATGKRKNAVARVWIKPGNGKIVVNGRSIETYFARPVLQMVVRQPFAIADRSTQFDVDVNVVGGGLSGQAGAVKHGISKALTYFEPALRPVLKKAKFLTRDSRVVERKKYGKPKARKSFQFSKR from the coding sequence ATGGCTTCTCCCACTGACGACACCCCCAAGCCCGCCCGCGCGCCTCGCGCGCCGCGTGCGAAGGCCGCGCCGCTTGCCGAGCTGAAGACGATCGGCAAGGCAGCCGCGAAGCCGGAAGCGCCCGTGGCGGCGGTTGTTGCGCCGCCCGCGCCGCAGCATGATCCCAACGAACCGAAACTGGACAAATTCGGCCGCGCCTACGCGACCGGCAAGCGCAAGAACGCCGTCGCCCGCGTATGGATCAAGCCGGGCAATGGCAAGATCGTCGTGAACGGCCGCAGCATCGAGACTTATTTCGCGCGTCCGGTTCTGCAGATGGTGGTACGCCAGCCTTTCGCTATCGCGGATCGCAGCACGCAATTCGATGTCGACGTCAATGTCGTCGGCGGCGGGCTTTCGGGCCAGGCCGGCGCCGTCAAGCACGGCATCTCCAAGGCGCTGACTTATTTCGAGCCCGCGCTGCGCCCGGTTCTGAAAAAGGCCAAATTCCTCACCCGCGACAGCCGCGTGGTCGAACGCAAGAAATACGGCAAGCCCAAAGCGCGCAAGAGCTTCCAGTTCAGCAAGCGGTAA